Genomic segment of Streptomyces longhuiensis:
CGTCAACTGCATCGAGCAGGACCACGCGAGCCCGATGCTCGACGCCCTGATCCGCATCGCCAATGCGCTCGGAGTTCCGCTCCGCGATCTCGTGCAGGACGACCGCTCCACTGCTCGCCATCGAGCGGCCGCCCTCTCCCGCCGCCGGTCACCTCCAAGCGCCGGCGGCGGGGGCTAGGAGCTGTCTCTTTGGCGTTCGTTGACGGGACGGTGCCGATCAGGAGCCGGACATGACCCATCCGCCGGATGAGGTCCGCTCACTGCACGCTTCCCTCACAAGGCTGCTTGCACCGCCTCTATGATCGACCGGCCGCAGAACGACGACAGATGGAGGGCGTGATGCCTGGTCAGGTGACCGCAGTGAGCCGTAACGAGGGGTACTCGTTCAGCAAGCCCAATCGCGATTCCATCAGGCTGCTCACGGGGCTCGGAGTGGAAGGAGACGTTCACGCAGGTGAGACAATCCGCCACCAGTTCCGCATGACCTACGAGCCGAACCTGCCCAACCTGCGCCAGGTCCACCTGATGCCCGAGGAACTCTTCGACGAACTCGCGCTCAAGGGCTATAGGGTCTCTGCGGGCCAGCTCGGCGAGAACATCACCACGCGCGGAATGGACCTGTTGGGCCTGCCCACCGGCGCCCTGCTCCATCTCGGGGAGCAGGCGGTACTTGAGGTGACCGGACTGCGCAACCCATGCTCGAAGATCAACGACTTCCGCAAGGGGCTGCTCGGTGAGGTCTTCGCCATGGACCCCTTGTCCGGCGAGTTCACGTTCAAGTGTGGCGTCATGGCTGTGGTCCGCCGTGGAGGGACCGTCCGCCCCGACGATTCCATCCAGGTCGAGCCCCCGCCACCCCCTCACCGCCCGCTGGAACGGGTCTAGGTTCTTGTTCCGTGGTCATCGGCGTGCCCAGATGAGGATGGCGGCGAGGTGGAGTGCGCCCTTGTAGGCGATGGCGAGCTTGTCCGTTCGCATGGCCAGGCCGCGCCACTGCTTCAGCCGGTTGATGCATCGCTCGACCGCGTTGCGTTGCCGATACGCCTCGGCGTCGAAAGCCGGTGGGCGACCGCCGGCGCGGCCTCGCCGCAGACGGTGGCCGAGTTGGTCGGACGGCTGGGGGATGACAGCGCGGATTCCACGTCGGCGGAGGTGTTTTCGGATCGCGCGGGATGAGTACGCGCGGTCCGCCAGGACGGCATCGGGTCGGGTCCTCGGTCTTCCCGGCCCGCTTCGCGGAACACGGATGCCGGCCATGACGGTCTCGAAGGCCGGGGCGTCGCCAGCTTGGCCTGCGGTGACGCAAAGGGCGAGGGGGCGTGCAAGGCCGTCGCTGGCGAGGTGGACCTTCGTGCTCAGGCCGCCGCGGGAGCGTCCAAGCGCATGGTCGCCGGGTTCGGTCCGGCCTGGAGCCCCTTTTTCCTG
This window contains:
- a CDS encoding MOSC domain-containing protein gives rise to the protein MPGQVTAVSRNEGYSFSKPNRDSIRLLTGLGVEGDVHAGETIRHQFRMTYEPNLPNLRQVHLMPEELFDELALKGYRVSAGQLGENITTRGMDLLGLPTGALLHLGEQAVLEVTGLRNPCSKINDFRKGLLGEVFAMDPLSGEFTFKCGVMAVVRRGGTVRPDDSIQVEPPPPPHRPLERV
- a CDS encoding IS5 family transposase (programmed frameshift), translated to MWDRIEPLMPADPVRGRRWADHRRTLEAIAWKYRTCSPWRDLPDELGSFQTAHKRLIRWAVDGTWERILAAVLASAEGADDIGWTVSVDSTVCRAHQHAAGARKKGLQATEPGDHALGRSRGGLSTKVHLASDGLARPLALCVTAGQAGDAPAFETVMAGIRVPRSGPGRPRTRPDAVLADRAYSSRAIRKHLRRRGIRAVIPQPSDQLGHRLRRGRAGGRPPAFDAEAYRQRNAVERCINRLKQWRGLAMRTDKLAIAYKGALHLAAILIWARR